A region from the Parasphingopyxis sp. CP4 genome encodes:
- a CDS encoding D-Ala-D-Ala carboxypeptidase family metallohydrolase, which produces MMGIGLALGLAVAGLQAAPTDFGIRAAPGSAPLDVNERRHGPASVTVVTANAMNEAIEIGQDMGIVTSTVRTPEHNRRVGGVPNSHHLSGRAIDIARRPGVRYSEIDTAFRQRGFDLIESLDEGDHSHIAFRRSAPTPDVADPESDEPELDPAPSHPGWTQIIAPGGN; this is translated from the coding sequence ATGATGGGGATAGGATTGGCTCTCGGATTGGCGGTTGCGGGATTACAGGCAGCGCCAACCGATTTCGGTATCCGCGCTGCACCTGGCTCGGCACCCTTGGATGTAAATGAGCGTCGGCACGGACCGGCAAGCGTGACGGTTGTGACCGCAAATGCCATGAATGAGGCGATCGAGATCGGGCAAGATATGGGCATTGTCACCAGCACGGTGCGGACGCCGGAACATAATCGGCGTGTCGGCGGCGTACCTAACAGTCATCACCTCTCCGGTCGGGCGATCGATATTGCCCGCCGCCCGGGCGTGCGTTACTCCGAAATTGATACGGCGTTTCGCCAGCGGGGCTTTGACTTGATTGAGTCACTCGATGAGGGCGATCATAGCCATATTGCCTTTCGCCGGTCGGCTCCGACACCGGATGTTGCCGATCCTGAATCCGATGAACCTGAATTGGATCCGGCACCCAGTCATCCTGGCTGGACGCAAATAATCGCGCCAGGTGGAAACTAG
- a CDS encoding molybdenum cofactor guanylyltransferase: MVGIGAILAGGRSERFGSDKADARIGGRRLIDHVAIALGSQVSEIVVCGRNESGRRCLVDHPAPGLGPLGGLAAALQFADEMAADFVLSSGCDTPNLPTNLLGQLHGEGPAIVES, translated from the coding sequence ATGGTAGGCATAGGTGCTATCCTGGCCGGCGGTCGATCGGAACGATTTGGCAGTGACAAAGCTGATGCACGAATTGGTGGGCGACGTCTTATCGATCATGTTGCAATTGCGCTGGGCAGCCAAGTCTCCGAAATTGTCGTCTGCGGCCGCAATGAATCAGGACGACGGTGCTTGGTGGACCACCCTGCGCCTGGATTGGGCCCGCTAGGTGGTTTGGCTGCCGCGTTGCAATTCGCCGATGAGATGGCTGCCGATTTCGTCTTGAGCTCGGGCTGCGACACACCCAATTTGCCGACTAACCTACTCGGACAGCTGCATGGCGAGGGGCCGGCGATCGTCGAATCGTAG